A window of the Agromyces mariniharenae genome harbors these coding sequences:
- a CDS encoding aminoacyl-tRNA deacylase, with the protein MGDGGQATGDGLTGSDRVRADAAARGLDVEIIERPAARSLEEAAELMGITPADIVKSLVVKRSDDTYVFALVPGGRKISWPKLRALLGVNKLQLPDASLALAATGYERGTITPLGSTIAWPVVIDETIPGRRVSMGAGEHGRSLFVDADRLVEALDATVADISEPE; encoded by the coding sequence ATGGGCGACGGCGGACAGGCGACAGGCGATGGGCTGACCGGTTCCGACCGGGTGCGGGCGGATGCCGCGGCGCGCGGCCTCGACGTCGAGATCATCGAGCGCCCGGCAGCACGCAGCCTCGAGGAGGCCGCGGAGCTCATGGGCATCACGCCCGCCGACATCGTGAAGTCGCTCGTCGTGAAGCGCAGCGACGATACGTACGTGTTCGCACTCGTGCCGGGCGGTCGCAAGATCTCGTGGCCGAAGCTGCGGGCGCTCCTCGGCGTGAACAAGCTCCAGCTGCCGGATGCCTCGCTTGCACTCGCGGCGACCGGCTACGAGCGCGGCACCATCACGCCGCTGGGCTCGACCATCGCGTGGCCCGTCGTCATCGACGAGACGATCCCCGGACGACGCGTGTCGATGGGCGCCGGCGAGCACGGCCGCAGCCTGTTCGTCGACGCCGACCGGCTCGTCGAGGCCCTCGACGCGACCGTCGCCGACATCAGCGAACCCGAGTAG
- a CDS encoding DsbA family oxidoreductase: MTSPIKIDIWSDIACPWCYIGKRHLEGGLAALGDDAPEVEIEYHSFELAPDTPVDFEGSEVDFLAGHKGIPMEQARMMIDRVTGVAAQAGLDYDYDALQHTKTLKAHELLHFAKEQGRQLELSERLFRAYFTEGRHVGRTDELVELAAEVGLDADAAREALESGRYGAAVQADIAQAGAYGIRGVPFFVFEGKYGVSGAQPAEVFSQVLTQVAGERDGAAA; encoded by the coding sequence GTGACGTCCCCCATCAAGATCGACATCTGGTCCGACATCGCCTGCCCGTGGTGCTACATCGGCAAGCGCCACCTCGAGGGCGGCCTGGCCGCGCTCGGCGACGACGCGCCGGAGGTCGAGATCGAGTACCACTCGTTCGAGCTCGCCCCCGACACGCCCGTCGACTTCGAGGGGTCGGAGGTCGACTTCCTCGCCGGGCACAAGGGCATCCCGATGGAGCAGGCCCGCATGATGATCGACCGCGTCACCGGCGTCGCCGCCCAGGCCGGCCTCGACTACGACTACGACGCGCTGCAGCACACCAAGACGCTGAAGGCGCACGAGCTGCTGCACTTCGCGAAGGAGCAGGGCAGGCAGCTCGAGCTGTCGGAGCGACTGTTCCGCGCCTACTTCACCGAGGGACGACACGTCGGCCGCACGGACGAGCTCGTCGAGCTGGCCGCCGAGGTCGGGCTCGACGCGGATGCCGCGCGCGAGGCGCTCGAGTCGGGCCGCTACGGTGCCGCGGTGCAGGCCGACATCGCACAGGCGGGCGCCTACGGGATCCGCGGCGTGCCGTTCTTCGTGTTCGAGGGCAAGTACGGCGTATCGGGCGCTCAGCCCGCCGAGGTGTTCTCCCAGGTGCTCACGCAGGTCGCCGGCGAGCGAGACGGAGCCGCGGCGTGA
- a CDS encoding isoprenyl transferase, whose product MTPKPYTHKDAVPYRPLDWTGLYPPNLPKGAVPNHVAIVMDGNGRWANKQGLTRIEGHKAGEEVLLDVVAGAVQIGVKHLSVYAFSTENWKRSPDEVRFLMGYNRDVLHRRRDQLNEWNVRIRWAGRKPRLWKSVIDELQYAERLTAGNTGLQFTMCVNYGGRNELVDAVQSIADDVAAGRLRASAVSEKLIAKRLYVPGMPDVDLFVRSSGEQRTSNFLLWQSAYAEMVFLDTLWPDFSRVDLWQAIELYAGRNRRFGGAIDAPTA is encoded by the coding sequence GTGACGCCCAAGCCCTACACCCACAAGGACGCCGTGCCCTATCGGCCGCTCGACTGGACGGGCCTGTATCCGCCGAACCTGCCGAAGGGCGCCGTGCCGAACCACGTCGCGATCGTGATGGACGGCAACGGCCGCTGGGCGAACAAGCAGGGCCTCACTCGAATCGAGGGGCACAAGGCCGGCGAGGAGGTGCTGCTCGACGTCGTCGCCGGCGCCGTCCAGATCGGGGTGAAGCACCTCTCGGTGTACGCGTTCTCGACCGAGAACTGGAAGCGCTCGCCCGACGAGGTGCGCTTCCTCATGGGCTACAACCGCGACGTGCTGCACCGGCGCCGCGACCAGCTCAACGAGTGGAACGTGCGGATCCGCTGGGCGGGGCGCAAGCCGCGGCTCTGGAAGTCGGTGATCGACGAGCTGCAGTACGCCGAGCGGCTCACCGCCGGCAACACGGGACTGCAGTTCACGATGTGCGTGAACTACGGCGGGCGCAACGAGCTCGTCGATGCGGTGCAGTCGATCGCCGACGACGTCGCGGCTGGACGCCTCCGCGCGTCGGCCGTCTCGGAGAAGCTCATCGCCAAGCGCCTCTACGTGCCCGGCATGCCCGACGTCGACCTGTTCGTGCGCAGCTCGGGGGAGCAGCGCACCTCGAACTTCCTCCTCTGGCAGTCCGCGTACGCCGAGATGGTGTTCCTCGACACGCTCTGGCCCGACTTCTCGCGCGTCGACCTCTGGCAGGCGATCGAACTCTACGCGGGTCGTAATCGCCGCTTCGGCGGTGCGATCGACGCGCCGACGGCGTGA
- the recO gene encoding DNA repair protein RecO has protein sequence MPVYRDEAVVLRTHKLGEADRILTLLTRRHGKVRAVAKGVRRTGSKFGARLEPFMVADLQLYEGRTLDVVTQAESLGSYGAEITQDYASYTAANAMVEAADKLTEAEGSLQQYLLLVGALRSLARAEHGPSLTLDSYLLRALALAGWAPSFQDCARCGRTGEHTAVVVQLGGVVCDDCAPPGTPRIARSTVALLGSLLAGDWEHAESAAASDRNQASGIVAAYTQWHLERGLRSLPHVSRETTPTAPTPREATPT, from the coding sequence GTGCCCGTCTACCGAGATGAAGCCGTCGTGCTGCGCACCCACAAGCTGGGCGAGGCCGACCGCATCCTCACGCTGCTGACGAGGCGCCACGGCAAGGTGCGCGCGGTCGCCAAGGGCGTCCGGCGCACGGGCTCGAAGTTCGGCGCGCGGCTCGAGCCGTTCATGGTCGCCGACCTGCAGCTCTACGAGGGCCGCACGCTCGACGTCGTGACACAGGCGGAGTCCCTCGGCTCCTACGGCGCCGAGATCACGCAGGACTACGCGTCGTACACGGCCGCGAACGCCATGGTCGAGGCCGCAGACAAGCTCACCGAGGCCGAGGGCTCGCTGCAGCAGTACCTGCTGCTCGTCGGCGCGCTGCGATCGCTCGCACGCGCCGAGCACGGTCCGAGCCTCACGCTCGACTCCTACCTGCTGCGGGCGCTCGCCCTCGCAGGCTGGGCGCCGAGCTTCCAGGACTGCGCGCGCTGCGGCCGCACCGGCGAGCACACCGCTGTCGTCGTGCAGCTCGGCGGCGTGGTGTGCGACGACTGCGCGCCCCCCGGCACGCCGCGCATCGCGCGGTCGACGGTCGCGCTCCTCGGCTCGTTGCTCGCGGGCGACTGGGAGCACGCCGAGTCGGCCGCGGCATCCGATCGCAACCAGGCGAGCGGCATCGTCGCCGCCTACACCCAGTGGCACCTCGAGCGCGGGCTGCGTTCGCTGCCGCACGTCTCCCGGGAGACGACCCCCACCGCACCGACCCCCAGGGAAGCGACCCCCACGTGA
- a CDS encoding trimeric intracellular cation channel family protein: MSSALFTIPLWLDLTAVAIGAIQGAMFSARLTERRIDLLGIALIGVIVGLGGGLMRDILLNQLPAAISDNWYLPVATAAALLGMLLLRLFTRLNGLIIALDAVTIGLFGAIGTSKALAYGVPVVPAVFVGVLSAVGGSILRDVTLNLPIALMHVGSLYAIAATAGTVLLVVLVAFGVNIVIAGTACVIVTTLIRLGSVRFGWSLPEQRALGSWRVWRRA; encoded by the coding sequence GTGTCCTCCGCGCTCTTCACCATCCCCCTGTGGCTCGACCTCACCGCCGTCGCGATCGGCGCCATCCAGGGCGCCATGTTCTCGGCCCGGCTCACCGAACGCCGCATCGACCTGCTCGGCATCGCGCTCATCGGCGTGATCGTGGGCCTCGGCGGCGGCCTCATGCGCGACATCCTGCTGAACCAGCTGCCGGCCGCGATCTCCGACAACTGGTACCTGCCGGTCGCAACCGCCGCCGCCCTGCTCGGGATGCTGCTGCTGCGCCTCTTCACGCGGCTGAACGGGCTCATCATCGCGCTCGACGCCGTGACGATCGGCCTGTTCGGCGCGATCGGCACCTCGAAGGCGCTCGCCTACGGCGTCCCCGTGGTGCCCGCCGTGTTCGTCGGCGTGCTCTCGGCGGTCGGCGGCTCGATCCTGCGCGACGTGACGCTGAACCTCCCCATCGCGCTCATGCACGTGGGCTCGCTCTACGCGATCGCGGCGACGGCCGGCACGGTCCTGCTCGTCGTGCTCGTCGCGTTCGGCGTGAACATCGTGATCGCCGGCACGGCGTGCGTGATCGTCACGACGCTCATCCGGCTCGGCTCGGTGCGGTTCGGGTGGAGCCTCCCCGAGCAGCGGGCGCTCGGCAGCTGGCGGGTGTGGCGCCGGGCGTGA
- the leuA gene encoding 2-isopropylmalate synthase, protein MQNHQKPSPMPVHRYRPFHEQIRVDLPDRTWPSTRIEKAPRWCAVDLRDGNQALIDPMSPERKRIMFDLLVRMGYKEIEVGFPSASQTDFDFVRSLIEEGAIPEDVTIQVLTQARDHLIERTYESIRGAKQAIVHLYNSTSVLQREVVFRTDKQGIIDIALHGARKCREMESTVPGTTVYYEYSPESYTGTELEFAVDVCNQVLEIFEPTPERKVIINLPATVEMATPNVYADSIEWMSRHLAYRENVILSLHPHNDRGTAIAAAELGYMAGADRIEGCLFGNGERTGNVDLVALGINLFTQGIDPQIDFSDVDDVKRTAEYCNQLAVHERSPWAGDLVYTAFSGSHQDAIKKGFEAMDAEAERRGIPVDQMHWAVPYLPVDPKDLGRSYEAVIRVNSQSGKGGVAYLLKTDHALDLPRRLQIEFSGVVQAKTDAEGGEVTSEEIWRVFNDEYLPAPADRPEEKWGRFELLSLRTESDLDGVVNVRVGLRDGDERVEADASGNGPISAFLAVLGAEGVEVKLRDYVEHTLAASGDSLAAAYVELEVEGRVLWGVGIDADISTASLKAVVSAVNRALRVTAHAEAEREVVGV, encoded by the coding sequence ATGCAGAACCACCAGAAGCCGTCGCCGATGCCCGTGCACCGGTATCGCCCGTTCCACGAGCAGATCCGCGTCGACCTGCCCGACCGCACGTGGCCGTCAACGCGCATCGAGAAGGCGCCGCGCTGGTGCGCCGTCGACCTGCGCGACGGCAACCAGGCCCTCATCGACCCGATGAGCCCCGAGCGCAAGCGCATCATGTTCGACCTGCTCGTGCGCATGGGCTACAAGGAGATCGAGGTCGGGTTCCCGAGTGCGAGCCAGACCGACTTCGACTTCGTGCGCAGCCTCATCGAGGAGGGCGCGATCCCCGAGGACGTCACGATCCAGGTCCTCACGCAGGCCCGCGACCACCTCATCGAGCGCACCTACGAGTCGATCCGCGGCGCCAAGCAGGCGATCGTGCACCTCTACAACTCGACGAGCGTGCTGCAGCGCGAGGTCGTCTTCCGCACCGACAAGCAGGGCATCATCGACATCGCCCTGCACGGCGCCCGCAAGTGCCGCGAGATGGAGTCGACCGTGCCGGGCACCACGGTGTACTACGAGTACTCGCCCGAGAGCTACACGGGCACCGAGCTCGAGTTCGCCGTCGACGTCTGCAACCAGGTGCTGGAGATCTTCGAGCCGACGCCCGAGCGCAAGGTGATCATCAACCTGCCCGCGACGGTCGAGATGGCCACGCCCAACGTCTACGCCGACTCGATCGAGTGGATGAGCCGGCACCTCGCGTACCGCGAGAACGTCATCCTGTCGCTGCACCCGCACAACGACCGGGGCACCGCGATCGCGGCCGCCGAGCTCGGGTACATGGCGGGCGCCGACCGCATCGAGGGATGCCTCTTCGGCAACGGCGAGCGCACCGGCAACGTCGACCTGGTGGCGCTCGGCATCAACCTGTTCACGCAGGGCATCGACCCGCAGATCGACTTCTCCGACGTCGACGACGTCAAGCGCACCGCCGAGTACTGCAACCAGCTGGCGGTGCACGAGCGCAGCCCGTGGGCGGGCGACCTCGTCTACACCGCGTTCAGCGGCTCGCACCAGGACGCTATCAAGAAGGGGTTCGAGGCCATGGACGCCGAGGCGGAGCGCCGCGGCATCCCGGTCGACCAGATGCACTGGGCGGTGCCGTACCTGCCGGTCGACCCGAAGGACCTGGGCCGCAGCTACGAGGCGGTCATCCGCGTCAACTCGCAGTCGGGCAAGGGCGGCGTGGCCTACCTGCTGAAGACCGACCACGCGCTCGACCTGCCGCGCCGGCTGCAGATCGAGTTCTCGGGGGTCGTGCAGGCGAAGACCGACGCCGAGGGCGGCGAGGTCACCAGCGAGGAGATCTGGCGCGTCTTCAACGACGAGTACCTGCCCGCCCCGGCCGACCGGCCCGAAGAGAAGTGGGGCCGGTTCGAGCTGCTGTCGCTGCGCACCGAGAGCGACCTCGACGGCGTCGTCAACGTGCGGGTCGGCCTGCGCGACGGCGACGAGCGCGTCGAGGCCGACGCGAGCGGCAACGGCCCGATCTCCGCGTTCCTCGCGGTGCTCGGCGCCGAGGGCGTCGAGGTGAAGCTCCGCGACTACGTCGAGCACACGCTCGCGGCGAGCGGCGACTCGCTGGCGGCCGCCTACGTCGAGCTCGAGGTCGAGGGCCGCGTGCTCTGGGGCGTGGGCATCGACGCCGACATCTCGACCGCGTCGCTGAAGGCCGTCGTGTCCGCGGTGAACCGCGCGCTGCGCGTCACCGCGCACGCCGAGGCCGAGCGCGAGGTCGTCGGGGTCTGA
- a CDS encoding ABC transporter permease, whose protein sequence is MRTRIRDQWPTLLVAALAGTFGVMLLHVTGLLGAAIAADDVTGESGTVRIILGIVATVFIVIAVYVSAIVTANTVATVVAGRTRLIALLRLIGSSARAQRGQIAKEGLLVGLVGAVIGVGAGTGAAMLLEEVAVATDLMPATDYDYLNPAVVLPAVAVVITTWLSAWVGSRRVLRVRPIQAIGDSHEQDREELARHRVRNIAAIVLVVLGLGLLVAGILWGLTEPYGVLVAMAGGILSFTGIVLGAHVVMPPVLRLVGRALGTSPAARLAAENAVRHPERSSRMTIGLVIGVTLVTTFAVTMESYRELIRAAQRAQPEVYQGVDQMLDVTVAVFTVLIGFSALIAAIGMVNTLSLSVMQRTRELGLLRALGFERRQLRWMIVAESAALTLAATVTGIVLGFAYGWAGAQSLLGGAQGEGTIVLPGIPWAMFGVLLVAAGLLTLAASIAPARRAMLVAPVVALAVE, encoded by the coding sequence ATGCGCACCCGGATCAGGGACCAATGGCCGACGCTGCTCGTGGCGGCGCTCGCGGGCACCTTCGGCGTGATGCTCCTGCACGTGACGGGACTGCTCGGCGCGGCGATCGCGGCCGACGACGTGACCGGCGAGAGCGGCACGGTCCGGATCATCCTGGGGATCGTCGCGACCGTGTTCATCGTCATCGCGGTCTACGTGAGCGCGATCGTGACGGCGAACACGGTCGCCACGGTCGTGGCCGGGCGCACGCGGCTCATCGCGCTGCTCCGGCTCATCGGGTCGAGCGCCCGCGCCCAGCGCGGGCAGATCGCGAAGGAGGGCCTGCTCGTCGGGCTCGTCGGCGCCGTCATCGGCGTCGGCGCGGGCACGGGCGCCGCGATGCTGCTCGAGGAGGTCGCGGTGGCGACCGACCTCATGCCCGCGACCGACTACGACTACCTCAATCCGGCCGTCGTGCTGCCCGCCGTCGCGGTGGTGATCACGACGTGGCTCTCGGCCTGGGTGGGTTCGCGACGCGTGCTGCGCGTGCGCCCGATCCAGGCGATCGGGGACTCCCACGAGCAGGACCGCGAGGAGCTCGCCCGCCATCGGGTCCGCAACATCGCCGCGATCGTGCTCGTCGTGCTCGGCCTCGGGCTCCTCGTGGCGGGCATCCTGTGGGGGCTCACCGAGCCCTACGGCGTGCTCGTGGCGATGGCCGGCGGCATCCTCTCGTTCACCGGCATCGTGCTCGGCGCGCACGTGGTCATGCCGCCCGTGCTGCGGCTCGTCGGCCGCGCGCTCGGCACGTCGCCCGCGGCCCGACTCGCGGCCGAGAATGCCGTGCGCCACCCCGAGCGCAGCTCGCGCATGACGATCGGCCTCGTCATCGGCGTGACCCTCGTCACGACGTTCGCCGTGACCATGGAGTCGTACCGCGAGCTCATCCGCGCCGCGCAGCGCGCCCAGCCCGAGGTGTACCAGGGCGTCGACCAGATGCTCGACGTGACCGTGGCGGTGTTCACGGTGCTCATCGGCTTCAGTGCGCTCATCGCCGCGATCGGCATGGTGAACACGCTGTCGCTGAGCGTCATGCAGCGCACGCGCGAGCTCGGGCTGCTGCGGGCGCTCGGCTTCGAGCGACGCCAGCTGCGCTGGATGATCGTCGCCGAGAGCGCCGCGCTCACGCTCGCGGCCACGGTCACCGGCATCGTGCTCGGGTTCGCCTACGGCTGGGCGGGGGCCCAGTCGCTGCTCGGCGGCGCGCAGGGCGAGGGCACCATCGTGCTCCCCGGCATCCCGTGGGCGATGTTCGGCGTGCTCCTCGTGGCCGCGGGACTCCTCACGCTGGCCGCCTCGATCGCGCCCGCACGCCGCGCGATGCTGGTCGCGCCCGTCGTCGCGCTCGCGGTCGAGTAG
- a CDS encoding ABC transporter ATP-binding protein, with protein sequence MQIQPSDLGLIARVTGLGKRYGHGAGTVTALDDVSLGLRRGEFTAIMGPSGSGKSTLMHIMAGLDSPTAGRVWLGDTDITELSDSALTVLRRRRIGFVFQSFNLVPTLDVRGNVLLPFELDGRRPSRDEQAWIDELIDTLGLGARLRHRPHELSGGQQQRVAIARALATRPDLVFADEPTGNLDSRTGREVLGLLATASARYGQSIAMVTHDPVAASHADRILFLADGRIVRDATRSSAEEISAFMLSMEVAA encoded by the coding sequence ATGCAGATCCAACCCTCCGACCTCGGTCTCATCGCCCGCGTGACGGGCCTCGGCAAGCGCTACGGACACGGCGCCGGAACCGTCACCGCCCTCGACGACGTCTCGCTCGGACTCCGCCGCGGCGAGTTCACCGCCATCATGGGCCCGTCGGGCTCGGGAAAGTCGACGCTCATGCACATCATGGCGGGGCTCGACTCGCCGACGGCCGGCCGCGTCTGGCTCGGCGACACCGACATCACCGAGCTCTCCGACTCGGCGCTCACGGTGCTGCGCCGGCGCCGTATCGGCTTCGTGTTCCAGTCGTTCAACCTCGTGCCGACCCTCGACGTGCGCGGCAACGTGCTGCTTCCGTTCGAGCTCGACGGTCGCCGCCCGAGCCGCGACGAGCAGGCGTGGATCGACGAGCTCATCGACACCCTCGGGCTCGGCGCCCGCCTGCGCCACCGTCCGCACGAGCTCTCGGGCGGACAGCAGCAGCGCGTCGCCATCGCGCGCGCCCTCGCGACGCGTCCCGACCTCGTCTTCGCCGACGAGCCGACGGGCAACCTCGACTCGCGCACGGGGCGCGAGGTGCTCGGCCTGCTCGCGACGGCGAGCGCGAGGTATGGGCAGTCGATCGCCATGGTCACGCACGACCCGGTGGCGGCCAGCCACGCCGATCGCATCCTGTTCCTCGCCGACGGTCGCATCGTGCGCGATGCCACGCGCTCGTCGGCCGAGGAGATCTCGGCGTTCATGCTGTCGATGGAGGTCGCGGCCTGA
- a CDS encoding response regulator encodes MSGVRVALVDDQALFRAGVRMLVESQPDLAVAGEAGDGVAAIELAARAQPDVMLMDVRMPLLDGIAATERILADADRDGRTPPRILVLTTFDLDENAARAIRAGASGFVLKDADPEFLLAAIRTVHRGNQVIAASATRELFAHVGRGSGRRPAPAAWSELTPREREIFALAARGLSNAEIAASEYLSEATVKTHVSRVLAKLGLRDRVQLVVFAYEHDLPMVE; translated from the coding sequence ATGAGCGGCGTCCGCGTGGCCCTCGTCGACGACCAGGCGCTGTTCCGCGCCGGCGTCCGCATGCTCGTCGAGTCGCAGCCCGACCTCGCGGTCGCGGGGGAGGCCGGCGACGGGGTCGCCGCGATCGAGCTCGCCGCGCGAGCACAGCCCGACGTCATGCTCATGGACGTGCGGATGCCGCTGCTCGACGGCATCGCGGCCACCGAGCGGATCCTCGCCGATGCCGACCGCGACGGGCGCACGCCGCCGCGCATCCTCGTGCTCACGACGTTCGACCTCGACGAGAACGCCGCCCGGGCCATCCGCGCCGGCGCGAGCGGATTCGTGCTGAAGGACGCCGATCCCGAGTTCCTGCTCGCCGCGATCCGCACGGTGCACCGGGGCAACCAGGTGATCGCGGCGAGTGCAACGCGCGAGCTGTTCGCGCACGTCGGCCGGGGGAGCGGACGACGCCCGGCGCCGGCCGCATGGTCGGAGCTCACGCCGCGCGAGCGGGAGATCTTCGCGCTCGCGGCCCGGGGCCTCTCGAACGCCGAGATCGCGGCATCCGAGTACCTCTCGGAGGCGACGGTCAAGACGCACGTGAGCCGTGTCCTCGCGAAGCTCGGCCTGCGCGACCGCGTGCAGCTCGTGGTGTTCGCCTACGAGCACGACCTCCCGATGGTCGAGTAA
- a CDS encoding sensor histidine kinase — MHTSLSRGRLTTDIVLAVVFGLLCLPFALLGNAVDVIVLIGFVGALAVRRLSPAWSLGIAWAAAIMQMLALRDLQLYDAAVLGVLYSTAAHGGSVVKWAGLASAGAGAIIATVYLGVLKPLFGGAAVLGTPGDAFGATFMLGFLFVASIAVLVLAWTAGLLARSVRDSREVRRREDLANRERVLVEYRYAVEQERNRIARDMHDVVAHSLAVVIAQADGARFAARTRPEAAVGALDTIAGVARGALGDVRVLLAELRHDEADTPQPVLDDLDGLLERVRDAGLDVRFTETGDRLPLGTGHQIAVYRIAQEGLTNALRHGDVTAPVDLGLRWDEGGVDLEVVNAMRADAATAVESHGIRHGIPGMRERAQLAGGSLTADAGADGMFRVRARIPAVTGRAA; from the coding sequence GTGCACACCTCCCTGAGCCGCGGCAGGCTGACGACCGACATCGTCCTCGCCGTCGTGTTCGGACTGCTCTGCCTTCCGTTCGCGCTGCTCGGCAACGCCGTCGACGTCATCGTCCTCATCGGGTTCGTCGGCGCGCTCGCGGTGCGCCGACTCTCGCCGGCCTGGTCGCTCGGCATCGCCTGGGCGGCGGCGATCATGCAGATGCTCGCGTTGCGCGACCTGCAGCTCTACGACGCGGCCGTGCTCGGCGTGCTCTACTCGACGGCTGCGCACGGCGGCAGCGTCGTGAAGTGGGCGGGCCTCGCGAGCGCCGGCGCCGGCGCGATCATCGCGACGGTCTACCTCGGTGTCCTGAAGCCGCTGTTCGGCGGCGCCGCGGTCCTCGGCACGCCGGGCGACGCATTCGGTGCGACCTTCATGCTCGGCTTCCTCTTCGTCGCCTCGATCGCCGTGCTCGTGCTCGCCTGGACGGCCGGCCTCCTCGCGCGGTCGGTGCGCGACTCCCGCGAGGTGCGACGCCGCGAGGACCTCGCGAACCGCGAGCGCGTCCTCGTCGAGTACCGCTACGCGGTCGAGCAGGAGCGGAATCGCATCGCGCGCGACATGCACGACGTCGTCGCCCACTCGCTCGCCGTCGTCATCGCCCAGGCCGACGGGGCGCGCTTCGCGGCGCGCACCCGGCCCGAGGCGGCCGTCGGGGCGCTCGACACCATCGCGGGGGTCGCGCGCGGCGCCCTCGGCGACGTGCGCGTGCTGCTCGCCGAGCTCCGCCACGACGAGGCGGACACCCCGCAGCCCGTGCTCGACGACCTGGACGGCCTGCTCGAACGCGTCCGCGACGCCGGGCTCGACGTGCGCTTCACCGAGACGGGCGACCGCCTCCCGCTCGGCACCGGACACCAGATCGCCGTCTACCGCATCGCCCAGGAGGGGCTCACGAACGCCCTCCGGCACGGGGACGTCACGGCTCCGGTCGACCTCGGCCTGCGCTGGGACGAGGGCGGCGTCGACCTCGAAGTGGTCAACGCGATGCGAGCGGATGCCGCGACCGCCGTCGAGTCGCACGGCATCCGCCACGGCATCCCGGGCATGCGCGAGCGCGCACAGCTCGCCGGCGGCTCCCTCACCGCCGATGCCGGTGCGGACGGGATGTTCCGCGTGCGCGCGCGCATCCCTGCCGTGACGGGGAGGGCGGCATGA
- the era gene encoding GTPase Era gives MAEYRAGFVSIVGRPNVGKSTLTNALVGEKVAITSSKPQTTRRAIRGIVHRPHGQLILVDTPGLHRPRTLLGERLNSLVQSTLGDVDVIAFCVPANEPIGPGDRFINEQLDQYPNAKKVAIVTKTDATSKAKVAEQLLAVSELREWAAIVPVSAPKGEQLEVLVDELLALMPEAEHPLYPAETLTDEDVTERIAEYVREAALEGVSDELPHSIAVTVDDLIEREDKDLVEVYANLYVERDSQKGIIIGKGGARLKEVGATARTQIERLLGRRVFLALHVKVAKDWQRDPKQLGRLGF, from the coding sequence GTGGCTGAGTACCGGGCCGGATTCGTCTCGATCGTCGGGCGCCCCAACGTGGGCAAGTCGACGCTCACCAACGCGCTCGTCGGCGAGAAGGTGGCGATCACGAGCTCGAAGCCGCAGACCACCCGGCGGGCCATCCGCGGCATCGTGCACCGTCCGCACGGCCAGCTCATCCTCGTCGACACCCCGGGCCTGCATCGGCCGCGCACGCTCCTCGGCGAGCGCCTCAACTCGCTCGTGCAGTCGACGCTCGGCGACGTCGACGTCATCGCGTTCTGCGTGCCCGCGAACGAGCCGATCGGCCCCGGCGACCGCTTCATCAACGAGCAGCTCGACCAGTACCCGAACGCGAAGAAGGTGGCGATCGTCACCAAGACGGATGCCACGTCGAAGGCCAAGGTGGCCGAGCAGCTGCTCGCCGTGTCCGAGCTGCGCGAGTGGGCGGCCATCGTGCCGGTCTCCGCGCCCAAGGGCGAGCAGCTCGAGGTGCTCGTCGACGAGCTGCTCGCGCTCATGCCCGAGGCGGAGCATCCGCTCTACCCGGCCGAGACCCTCACCGACGAGGACGTCACCGAACGCATCGCGGAGTACGTGCGCGAGGCCGCGCTCGAGGGCGTTTCCGACGAGCTGCCGCACTCGATCGCGGTGACGGTCGACGACCTCATCGAGCGCGAGGACAAGGACCTCGTCGAGGTGTACGCGAACCTCTACGTCGAGCGCGACAGCCAGAAGGGCATCATCATCGGCAAGGGCGGCGCCCGGCTCAAGGAGGTCGGCGCGACCGCACGCACGCAGATCGAGCGGCTGCTCGGGCGCAGGGTGTTCCTCGCGCTGCACGTGAAGGTCGCCAAGGACTGGCAGCGCGACCCCAAGCAGTTGGGGCGGCTCGGGTTCTGA